The proteins below are encoded in one region of Amorphus orientalis:
- a CDS encoding TRAP transporter large permease: MSAPIVGVLGLVALLGLIAVRVPVAIAMGVVGIAGGVYLNGWYSLGFVLGSQPFVTTSSYSLSVIPLFVMMGAFASRAGLSASLYQALHSLIGHWRGGLASATIGACALFGAVCGSSLATAATMARVAVPEMTAIGYDKRLSSGALAAGGTLGILIPPSIIMVIFALLTEQSIGRMFLAGLIPGFLAAALYMCAVYATARLRPDWAPRTPRPEVFHRLRAARQMAPILALFIVVMGGIYVGIFSPTEAAAVGAFGAIVLAAIRGALTWEVTREALVETAVTTGLLFMILIGTSVLQFFIETSTLPRVIVDWINALGLPPLGVVIMILLLYVILGCFLDSLSMMLITLPIVFPIILDLGYDPIWFGILVVSVVEIGLITPPLGMNLYVITGAVDGLRFGTVAAGVMPFLAADAVRIALLVAIPALSLALPDLLM, encoded by the coding sequence ATGTCCGCTCCCATCGTCGGCGTCCTGGGCCTCGTCGCCCTTCTCGGCCTGATCGCCGTCCGCGTTCCCGTCGCCATCGCCATGGGCGTCGTCGGCATCGCCGGCGGCGTCTATCTGAACGGCTGGTACAGCCTCGGCTTCGTGCTGGGCTCCCAGCCCTTCGTGACGACCTCCAGCTATTCCCTGTCGGTGATCCCGCTGTTCGTGATGATGGGCGCGTTCGCCTCGCGGGCCGGCCTTTCCGCCTCGCTCTACCAGGCGCTGCATTCTCTGATCGGGCACTGGCGGGGCGGGCTGGCCTCCGCCACGATCGGGGCCTGCGCCCTGTTCGGTGCCGTGTGCGGATCGAGCCTTGCCACCGCCGCGACCATGGCGCGGGTCGCCGTCCCCGAGATGACCGCGATCGGATACGACAAGCGGCTCAGCTCCGGCGCACTCGCCGCCGGCGGGACGCTCGGCATCCTGATCCCGCCCTCCATCATCATGGTGATCTTCGCACTTCTCACCGAGCAGTCGATCGGACGGATGTTCCTCGCCGGTTTGATCCCCGGCTTCCTGGCGGCTGCGCTTTATATGTGCGCGGTCTACGCGACGGCCCGCTTGAGACCGGACTGGGCGCCGCGCACCCCGCGCCCGGAAGTGTTCCACCGCCTGCGCGCCGCGCGCCAGATGGCGCCGATCCTTGCGCTTTTCATCGTGGTGATGGGCGGCATCTATGTGGGCATCTTCTCGCCGACCGAAGCCGCCGCCGTGGGTGCGTTCGGCGCGATCGTGCTGGCCGCGATCCGCGGGGCGCTCACCTGGGAGGTCACCCGCGAGGCGCTGGTGGAAACGGCCGTGACCACCGGCCTCCTGTTCATGATCCTGATCGGCACGTCGGTCCTGCAGTTCTTCATCGAGACCTCGACCCTGCCGCGCGTCATCGTCGACTGGATCAACGCCCTCGGCCTGCCGCCGCTGGGCGTGGTGATCATGATCCTGCTGCTCTACGTGATCCTCGGCTGCTTCCTGGACAGCCTCTCGATGATGCTGATCACGCTGCCGATCGTGTTCCCGATCATCCTCGACCTCGGCTACGATCCGATCTGGTTCGGCATCCTGGTGGTCTCGGTCGTCGAGATCGGACTGATCACGCCGCCACTCGGGATGAATCTCTACGTCATAACCGGCGCCGTCGACGGCCTGCGGTTCGGAACGGTGGCCGCCGGCGTCATGCCCTTCCTGGCGGCGGATGCGGTCCGCATCGCCCTCCTCGTCGCGATCCCTGCCCTCTCTCTCGCCCTGCCCGACCTGCTGATGTGA
- a CDS encoding TRAP transporter small permease yields the protein MKRFTLYLALAGTAAFLVAVVLTVIDILLRSVSTLTVHGLTDIVTLCTMIGAMLAIPYGFASDQQVSIDVFTSRMSPRLQAGLRVFAALLGLIFLAGVTWFASGQMLTEYGYGDRSQSIGIPMVWYWIPLLTGIGLAAIVNVALAVREIRSLIRG from the coding sequence ATGAAGCGGTTCACGCTCTATCTGGCGCTTGCCGGCACGGCGGCCTTTCTGGTCGCCGTTGTGCTGACGGTCATCGACATCCTGCTGCGCTCCGTCAGCACCCTGACCGTGCACGGCCTCACCGACATCGTCACGCTGTGCACCATGATCGGCGCCATGCTCGCCATTCCCTACGGCTTCGCGTCCGACCAGCAGGTCTCGATCGATGTCTTCACCAGCCGCATGTCGCCCCGGCTGCAGGCCGGTCTGCGCGTCTTCGCCGCCCTTCTCGGCCTGATCTTCCTTGCCGGCGTCACCTGGTTCGCGTCCGGTCAGATGCTGACCGAGTACGGATACGGCGACCGCAGCCAGTCGATCGGCATACCCATGGTCTGGTACTGGATCCCGCTTCTGACAGGGATCGGGCTTGCCGCCATCGTCAACGTCGCGCTCGCGGTCCGCGAGATCCGCTCCCTGATCCGAGGCTGA
- a CDS encoding TRAP transporter substrate-binding protein — protein MTRIAAILGVAAGALLAGQAHAAEYELKVSSMFPSTHFIQTLAMEPWAEEIEKRTDGRVNFTFFPAGSSLGDATRQFDQARNGVADVSVGIPAIPRGRHPRSVLVELPFTVPNSEVGTCAMMKMKDEFAPDYPGTKVLYLTVTEPSAAHTTKEIKTLDDLEGMRIRTPTPAITAMLEEIGATPVGMPPSEIYESVERGVVDGNIMPWGPVGAFKLYEVLDYHLDAGINPVAMYIVFNQRKYDSLPEDIQQTIDEVSEEVFSNWGRWWHETDQEAIEAAKAAGNTVIPMSDAQREEWRERLQPVIENYLSNNSDMSESDAKALYASIREAVKTCE, from the coding sequence ATGACCAGAATTGCAGCCATCCTCGGCGTTGCGGCGGGCGCCCTGCTCGCCGGCCAGGCCCATGCGGCCGAATACGAGCTGAAGGTGTCGTCAATGTTCCCGTCGACGCACTTCATCCAGACGCTCGCCATGGAGCCTTGGGCGGAAGAGATCGAGAAGCGGACCGACGGACGGGTCAACTTCACCTTCTTCCCGGCCGGCTCCTCGCTCGGCGACGCCACCCGTCAGTTCGACCAGGCGCGCAACGGCGTCGCCGACGTGTCCGTGGGCATCCCCGCCATCCCGCGCGGCCGCCATCCCCGCTCCGTGCTGGTCGAGCTGCCGTTCACCGTGCCGAACTCGGAAGTCGGCACCTGCGCCATGATGAAGATGAAGGACGAATTCGCCCCGGACTATCCGGGCACCAAGGTCCTCTATCTCACCGTGACGGAACCGAGTGCGGCGCACACCACCAAGGAGATCAAGACCCTCGACGATCTCGAGGGCATGCGCATCCGCACGCCGACCCCGGCGATCACCGCGATGCTGGAAGAGATCGGCGCGACCCCGGTCGGCATGCCTCCGAGCGAGATCTACGAGAGCGTGGAGCGCGGCGTGGTCGACGGCAACATCATGCCGTGGGGTCCGGTCGGTGCCTTCAAGCTCTACGAGGTGCTCGACTATCACCTCGACGCCGGCATCAACCCGGTCGCCATGTACATCGTCTTCAACCAGCGCAAGTACGACAGCCTGCCGGAGGACATCCAGCAGACGATCGACGAGGTCAGCGAGGAGGTCTTCTCCAACTGGGGCCGCTGGTGGCACGAGACCGACCAGGAGGCCATCGAAGCCGCCAAGGCCGCTGGCAACACCGTCATCCCGATGAGCGACGCCCAGCGGGAAGAGTGGCGCGAGCGCCTTCAGCCGGTGATCGAGAACTACCTCTCGAACAATTCCGACATGTCGGAATCGGATGCCAAGGCGCTCTACGCATCCATTCGCGAGGCCGTTAAAACCTGCGAATAG
- a CDS encoding phenylacetate--CoA ligase family protein yields MSMLEPDIETLDWQEQQRQDDVLYRRQIAFLLENSRFYRQKLTDAGFPTADAIGGLADIARLPMTEKDDLRATRTEADPIGTHLAVPMSELARIYSTSGTTGTPSYIPLTAGDLDNWVRTSARSYAASGVEAGQAIVSTYNAGPFVAGSALDAFNRIGLCHIPVGTGNTERLMAAITRLHPQALVCTPSYALHLAEWARERGIDLPSCSVQRILVAGEPGGGEAAMRGKLEEAWGATVTEAMGIGDIGASLWGECEEQQGMHFCARGFVHIELIDPETGEAVPMEDGATGELVYTHLAHRAAPLLRFRSRDHVMIRTETCACGRTSPRVRCIGRTDDMLIVRGVNVFPSAIREVVNEFAPAVTGVISVRPGSKGVKQAPPLKVLVELTDGDAPDGLADRIRQRVRDTLVVTTSIELVAAGALPRSEYKSKLIDYSEAS; encoded by the coding sequence ATGAGCATGCTCGAACCGGACATCGAGACGCTCGACTGGCAGGAACAGCAGCGCCAGGACGACGTCCTCTACCGCCGGCAGATCGCCTTCCTGCTGGAGAATTCACGCTTCTATCGCCAGAAGCTCACCGATGCCGGGTTTCCGACAGCGGACGCGATCGGGGGCCTTGCGGACATCGCTCGCCTGCCGATGACGGAAAAGGATGACCTCCGGGCCACGCGCACCGAGGCCGATCCGATCGGGACGCACCTGGCCGTTCCGATGAGCGAGCTCGCCCGGATCTATTCGACCAGCGGCACGACGGGGACACCGAGCTACATTCCGCTCACGGCCGGCGATCTCGACAACTGGGTCAGGACGTCCGCCCGCTCCTATGCCGCCTCTGGGGTCGAGGCGGGGCAGGCCATCGTGTCGACCTACAATGCCGGGCCGTTCGTCGCCGGATCGGCGCTGGATGCCTTCAACCGGATCGGCCTCTGCCACATCCCGGTCGGCACCGGAAACACCGAGCGGCTGATGGCGGCGATCACGCGACTTCATCCCCAGGCGCTGGTCTGCACGCCGTCTTACGCGCTGCATCTCGCCGAATGGGCTCGCGAGCGCGGCATCGACCTGCCGTCCTGCAGCGTGCAGCGAATCCTCGTCGCCGGCGAACCGGGCGGCGGAGAGGCTGCCATGCGCGGCAAGCTGGAGGAAGCCTGGGGCGCGACGGTCACCGAGGCCATGGGTATCGGCGACATCGGCGCCTCGCTCTGGGGCGAGTGCGAAGAGCAGCAGGGCATGCATTTCTGCGCCCGCGGCTTCGTCCACATCGAGCTGATCGACCCGGAGACGGGCGAGGCCGTTCCCATGGAAGACGGCGCCACCGGGGAACTGGTCTACACGCACCTGGCACACCGCGCGGCTCCGCTGCTGCGCTTCCGCTCCCGCGATCACGTGATGATCCGGACCGAAACCTGCGCCTGCGGCCGCACCTCCCCCCGGGTGCGCTGCATCGGACGCACCGACGACATGCTCATCGTGCGCGGCGTCAACGTCTTTCCGTCCGCGATCCGCGAGGTCGTCAACGAGTTTGCCCCGGCCGTCACCGGCGTGATTTCGGTGCGACCGGGATCGAAGGGCGTGAAGCAGGCGCCGCCGCTCAAGGTTCTCGTGGAGCTCACGGACGGCGACGCGCCGGACGGCCTCGCCGACCGCATCCGACAGCGGGTGCGCGACACGCTGGTGGTGACCACCAGCATCGAACTGGTCGCCGCCGGCGCCCTGCCGCGCAGCGAATACAAGTCCAAGCTCATCGACTACTCCGAGGCGAGCTGA
- a CDS encoding GntR family transcriptional regulator: MSATVAPNEGVARGGTVERLVAGLRDGILNNRYAPGQRLIEADLTRDFGVSRGPLREAFRRLSAEGLLELVPHRGAVVRRLSYQETLELFQIREALEGLAVKLAAQVIDKGDNRSRFETMIQPIWSEAPRLSGAAYHDENWRFHKAILAVCGNAQLAELSSQLQLPLIMLQLSGAMTPAMYEDSVAEHREIAKAILAGEAEKAERLLRGHLSRAREIADTMPPSTFRT; encoded by the coding sequence ATGTCTGCAACCGTGGCACCGAACGAAGGCGTTGCGCGCGGGGGAACGGTCGAGCGGCTCGTCGCCGGCCTGCGCGACGGGATCCTCAACAATCGATACGCACCCGGCCAGCGCCTGATCGAGGCGGATCTGACCCGCGATTTCGGCGTCAGTCGGGGACCGCTGCGCGAGGCGTTCCGGCGGCTGTCGGCCGAGGGTCTCCTGGAGCTCGTTCCGCACAGGGGGGCGGTGGTCCGCCGGCTGTCCTATCAGGAGACGCTGGAGCTTTTTCAGATCCGCGAGGCTCTGGAGGGGCTTGCGGTCAAGCTGGCCGCCCAGGTCATCGACAAGGGCGACAACAGGAGCCGCTTCGAGACGATGATCCAGCCGATCTGGAGCGAAGCGCCCCGCCTTTCAGGGGCGGCCTATCACGACGAGAACTGGCGCTTCCACAAGGCGATCCTCGCGGTCTGCGGCAACGCGCAGCTCGCCGAGCTGTCGAGCCAGCTACAGCTGCCCCTCATCATGCTTCAGCTCAGCGGAGCGATGACGCCGGCGATGTACGAGGATTCGGTCGCCGAACACCGGGAGATTGCGAAGGCCATCCTGGCCGGAGAGGCCGAAAAGGCCGAGCGGCTGCTGCGCGGGCATCTCAGCCGGGCCCGCGAAATCGCCGACACAATGCCGCCTTCCACATTCCGGACCTAG
- a CDS encoding GFA family protein: MTNTYSGQCACKAVRITAKGDPVAELHCQCTHCQLRSGTGHSSFIVFAGEDAVTTSGEVRSWSVIADSGNEKHHTFCPRCGTPIHVTSPANPGITAISAVLLDKADRFAPTFVAYASRGLPWDTLDPTLTRFDKAAAG; this comes from the coding sequence ATGACCAACACCTACTCCGGCCAATGCGCCTGCAAAGCCGTCCGCATCACGGCGAAGGGCGACCCTGTCGCCGAACTTCACTGCCAATGCACGCACTGCCAGCTTCGGTCCGGTACGGGCCACAGCTCCTTCATCGTCTTTGCCGGTGAGGATGCGGTGACGACCAGCGGCGAGGTCCGGAGCTGGTCGGTCATCGCAGACAGCGGGAACGAGAAGCATCATACATTCTGTCCACGCTGCGGGACGCCGATCCACGTGACATCCCCGGCCAACCCCGGCATTACGGCGATCAGCGCGGTCCTGCTGGACAAGGCTGACCGGTTTGCGCCGACGTTCGTCGCCTACGCAAGCCGGGGCCTGCCCTGGGATACCCTCGATCCGACGCTGACCAGGTTTGACAAAGCGGCGGCCGGCTGA
- a CDS encoding SRPBCC family protein, with amino-acid sequence MTVKSASFVYVTYIRTTPEELFKAITAPEIARRYWGHENVSDWTPGSKWEHVRANDERPVEIVGTVVEIDPPRRLVLTWSAASKAGDPDEESRVVFEIEGLDTGMVKLVVTHDQLQPGSGMEKGISKGWPLVLSSLKSFIETGTGLDF; translated from the coding sequence ATGACCGTAAAATCTGCGAGCTTCGTCTATGTCACCTATATCCGGACCACTCCTGAAGAACTCTTCAAGGCGATCACCGCCCCGGAAATCGCGCGGCGATACTGGGGACACGAAAATGTCTCCGACTGGACGCCGGGCTCCAAGTGGGAACACGTCCGCGCAAACGACGAACGTCCCGTCGAGATCGTCGGCACTGTTGTCGAGATCGACCCGCCCCGCCGCCTGGTCCTCACCTGGTCAGCCGCATCCAAAGCCGGAGATCCCGACGAGGAAAGCCGCGTCGTCTTCGAAATCGAAGGCCTGGATACGGGGATGGTCAAACTCGTCGTGACTCACGACCAGCTCCAGCCCGGCAGTGGCATGGAAAAGGGCATCAGCAAGGGATGGCCGCTGGTCCTGTCCAGCCTGAAATCCTTCATCGAAACCGGAACCGGGCTCGATTTCTGA
- a CDS encoding ArsR/SmtB family transcription factor: MIEGEPTDDDRVFKALADPTRRKLLDRLHERNGRTLGELCEAMEMTRQSVTQHLGLLEDANLISTVRRGREKLHFINPVPLHDVYERWVRKFEMDRLALLHDLKGRLEGKKS, encoded by the coding sequence ATGATTGAAGGTGAGCCGACGGACGACGACCGCGTTTTCAAGGCGCTGGCCGATCCGACCCGCAGAAAGCTCCTCGACCGTCTCCATGAGCGGAACGGGCGGACTCTCGGGGAACTCTGCGAAGCGATGGAAATGACGCGTCAGTCAGTGACCCAGCATCTGGGCCTGCTGGAAGACGCCAATCTGATCAGCACGGTGAGGCGGGGCCGAGAGAAGCTCCACTTCATCAATCCGGTGCCGCTCCACGATGTCTACGAGCGATGGGTTCGCAAGTTCGAAATGGACCGCCTCGCGTTGCTTCACGATCTGAAAGGCCGTCTCGAAGGAAAAAAGTCATGA
- a CDS encoding FadR/GntR family transcriptional regulator, whose amino-acid sequence MSGVLQRAITDLRPRNSHGQVVGTLGREIVAGVYPPGSILPGEGELGGRFGVSRTVLREAMKTLAAKSLIEARTRVGTRVLERHRWNLLDHDVLSWRVEAGLDDAFVAHLATMRLAFEPAAAALAAEQATDEDIARLHEIVDRMGDAGHDRASIARTDLEFHLAIAEMSRNPFMLAIGSLIEAALTISLKHSSPASDRALIAEVAGNHRAIVDAIAQRDEAATRAAMARVIELGSERTLRSLGKTAGAATERSGGPR is encoded by the coding sequence ATGAGCGGGGTGTTGCAGCGCGCCATCACCGATCTCCGGCCGCGCAACAGCCACGGCCAGGTGGTCGGTACGCTGGGCCGGGAGATCGTGGCGGGCGTCTATCCGCCGGGGTCAATCCTGCCCGGCGAAGGCGAGCTTGGCGGACGCTTCGGCGTCTCGCGCACGGTGCTGCGGGAGGCGATGAAGACTCTCGCGGCGAAGTCGCTGATCGAGGCGCGCACCCGGGTCGGCACCCGCGTTCTGGAGCGCCACCGCTGGAATCTGCTCGACCACGACGTCCTGAGCTGGCGGGTGGAGGCCGGGCTCGACGACGCCTTCGTCGCCCATCTGGCCACCATGCGGCTCGCCTTCGAGCCGGCCGCCGCCGCGCTTGCCGCCGAGCAGGCGACGGACGAGGACATCGCCCGGCTGCACGAAATCGTCGACCGGATGGGCGATGCGGGCCACGACCGGGCGAGCATCGCCCGCACCGATCTGGAGTTCCATCTCGCGATCGCAGAGATGTCGCGCAACCCGTTCATGCTGGCGATCGGCAGCCTGATCGAGGCGGCGCTGACGATCTCGCTGAAGCACTCGTCGCCGGCGAGCGACCGGGCGCTGATCGCGGAGGTCGCGGGCAATCACCGCGCCATCGTCGATGCCATCGCGCAGCGCGACGAGGCCGCGACCCGGGCGGCAATGGCCAGGGTCATCGAACTCGGCAGCGAGCGGACCCTGCGCTCCCTCGGCAAGACGGCCGGCGCAGCCACCGAGCGGTCCGGCGGACCACGTTAG
- the yjfF gene encoding galactofuranose ABC transporter, permease protein YjfF produces the protein MTSSRYFPLATTAAIFILAYALCVAQFPAMLSTRVVANLLTDNAFLGITAVGMTFVILSGGIDLSVGSVIAFSGVFLAVGMTEWGIPPVAAFVLLLLITASFGAIMGAMIHYLEMPPFIVTLAGMFFARGMAFLISTDSVPIDVPLYDALQDIYFRLPGGGRLTFVGMTMLAVVIAGIIIAHRTRFGRNVYALGGNRQSAELMGVPVARTTIAIYALSSFLAGLSGIVFSLYTSAGYSLAAVGVELDAIAAVVIGGTLLTGGFGFVAGTLIGILIMGLIQTYIIFDGTLSSWWTKIVIGLLLFAFIVLQRGLVWISERRIAAVRAAGT, from the coding sequence ATGACCTCCTCGCGCTATTTCCCGCTGGCCACGACCGCCGCGATCTTCATCCTGGCCTATGCGCTGTGCGTCGCCCAGTTCCCCGCCATGCTGTCGACCCGCGTCGTCGCCAACCTCCTGACCGACAACGCCTTCCTCGGCATCACGGCCGTCGGCATGACCTTCGTCATCCTGTCCGGCGGCATCGATCTCTCGGTCGGATCGGTGATCGCCTTCAGCGGGGTCTTCCTCGCCGTGGGCATGACCGAATGGGGCATCCCGCCGGTCGCCGCGTTCGTGCTGCTCTTGCTCATAACCGCCTCGTTCGGCGCGATCATGGGGGCGATGATCCACTATCTGGAGATGCCGCCATTCATCGTCACATTGGCTGGCATGTTCTTCGCCCGCGGCATGGCGTTTCTCATCTCGACCGATTCCGTTCCGATCGACGTGCCGCTCTACGACGCGCTTCAGGACATCTATTTCCGCCTGCCCGGCGGCGGACGCCTGACCTTCGTCGGCATGACGATGCTGGCCGTCGTGATCGCGGGGATCATCATCGCTCACCGCACCCGTTTCGGCCGGAATGTCTACGCACTCGGGGGCAACCGGCAGTCGGCGGAGCTGATGGGCGTGCCGGTCGCCCGCACCACCATCGCCATCTACGCCCTTTCGAGCTTTCTGGCGGGGCTTTCGGGAATCGTGTTCTCGCTCTACACCTCGGCCGGCTATTCCCTGGCCGCCGTCGGCGTCGAGCTCGATGCGATCGCTGCGGTGGTGATCGGCGGAACGCTCCTCACGGGCGGCTTCGGCTTCGTCGCGGGAACGCTGATCGGGATTCTCATCATGGGCCTGATCCAGACCTATATTATCTTCGACGGTACCCTTTCGAGTTGGTGGACCAAGATCGTGATCGGCCTGCTTCTGTTCGCCTTCATCGTGCTGCAGCGCGGGCTGGTCTGGATATCCGAGCGCCGCATTGCGGCAGTGCGGGCCGCCGGCACATGA
- a CDS encoding ABC transporter permease gives MSSSLLRPLVRLLPQIIALAVILALNTAIAPGFLEVSFADGRLYGSLIDILNRGAPTALLAIGMTLVIATRGIDLSVGAVMAIAGAVAAALITSGVPLASTLLIAIGVGTLCGLWNGILVAGLSIQPIIATLILMVAGRGIAQLITEGVILTFNDPGLVFVGSGTFLALPVPVLLWVVLAGAVVALTRLTALGLLIETVGINRRAATYSGVRTGILLLLVYAISGLCASVAGIVAAADIKGADANNAGLWLELDAILAVVIGGTSLLGGRFSIAGSLLGALIIQSINTGILLAGFPPEFNLVIKAAIIVVILVVQSPASRTLFAIARIRRTAPTDERAPQKVMS, from the coding sequence ATGAGCAGTTCCCTCCTGCGCCCGCTCGTCCGTCTGCTCCCCCAGATCATCGCGCTCGCGGTGATCCTCGCCCTCAACACGGCGATCGCCCCCGGATTCCTCGAGGTCTCGTTCGCCGACGGGCGGCTCTACGGCAGCCTGATCGACATCCTCAACCGGGGCGCGCCGACCGCGCTGCTGGCGATCGGCATGACCCTGGTGATCGCGACGCGCGGCATCGACCTGTCGGTCGGCGCGGTCATGGCCATTGCCGGAGCGGTCGCCGCCGCTTTGATCACGTCCGGCGTTCCGCTTGCCTCGACCCTCCTCATCGCCATCGGCGTCGGCACCCTCTGCGGCCTCTGGAACGGAATTCTGGTGGCCGGGCTCTCCATCCAGCCGATCATCGCCACGCTGATCCTGATGGTGGCCGGCCGCGGCATCGCCCAGCTGATCACCGAAGGCGTCATTTTGACCTTCAACGATCCCGGGCTCGTCTTCGTGGGCAGCGGGACCTTTCTTGCCTTGCCGGTTCCGGTCCTCCTGTGGGTCGTGCTGGCCGGCGCCGTCGTCGCGCTGACCCGCCTCACAGCACTCGGCCTGCTGATCGAGACGGTCGGCATCAATCGCAGAGCCGCGACCTATTCCGGCGTGCGCACCGGCATCCTGCTGCTTCTGGTTTATGCGATCTCCGGCCTGTGCGCCTCGGTCGCCGGCATTGTCGCCGCGGCTGACATCAAGGGGGCCGACGCCAACAACGCCGGTCTGTGGCTCGAGCTCGACGCGATCCTGGCGGTGGTCATCGGCGGCACGTCGCTCCTCGGCGGACGCTTCTCCATCGCCGGCTCGCTGCTCGGCGCACTGATCATCCAGTCGATCAACACCGGCATCCTGCTCGCCGGCTTCCCGCCGGAGTTCAACCTGGTGATCAAAGCGGCGATCATCGTCGTCATCCTCGTCGTGCAGTCGCCGGCCAGCCGGACGCTGTTCGCAATCGCCCGGATCCGACGCACCGCACCGACCGACGAGCGCGCCCCGCAGAAGGTGATGTCATGA
- the ytfR gene encoding galactofuranose ABC transporter, ATP-binding protein YtfR, with protein MPQPLLSASAITKTFFGMTALANVDFELEAGEVHALLGENGAGKSTLIKVLTGALRRDAGTIEIEGQPIDPRDVKDAQAHGIGTVYQEVNLLPNLTVAENLFLGREPMRFGFVDSRAAVRRSREILAGYGLDIDVSALLETYSVAVQQIVAIARAVDISGKVLILDEPTASLDAAEVERLFAILSDLKRRGMGIIFITHFLEQVYAIADRTTVLRNGQCIGTRSIADLPRIDLVSMMLGRELEQEERSTGEEREPGPPVVAFEGYGRKGTLAPFDLKIHAGEVVGLAGLLGSGRTETAELMFGMQEPDSGRVRIDGTDRRLTSPRAAISEGFGFCPEDRKRDGIVGDLSIRENIMLSLQARRGWARPLSRREQIELADRYIDALDIRTTDREKPVKFLSGGNQQKVILARWLATNPRVLILDEPTRGIDVGAHAEIIRLIERLCADGMALVVASSELEELVAYSSRVRVLADRRHVIDLTGDALTTDAIMTAIAATDTGREKAA; from the coding sequence ATGCCCCAGCCGCTGCTCAGCGCCAGCGCGATCACCAAGACCTTCTTCGGCATGACGGCGCTCGCCAACGTCGACTTCGAGCTTGAGGCAGGCGAGGTCCACGCCCTTCTCGGCGAGAACGGCGCAGGCAAGTCGACCCTGATCAAGGTGCTGACCGGCGCGCTCCGGCGCGACGCCGGGACCATTGAGATCGAGGGCCAGCCTATCGACCCGCGCGACGTCAAGGACGCGCAGGCGCACGGCATCGGCACCGTCTACCAGGAGGTCAACCTGCTGCCGAACCTGACGGTCGCCGAGAACCTCTTTCTCGGCCGCGAGCCGATGCGCTTCGGCTTCGTCGACAGCCGCGCCGCGGTCCGGCGCTCGCGCGAGATCCTCGCCGGCTACGGCCTCGACATCGACGTCTCCGCGCTGCTGGAGACCTATTCCGTCGCCGTTCAGCAGATCGTCGCCATCGCCCGAGCCGTCGACATCTCCGGCAAGGTGCTGATCCTCGATGAGCCGACGGCCAGCCTCGACGCAGCGGAGGTGGAACGCCTGTTCGCCATCCTCTCCGATCTCAAGCGGCGCGGCATGGGCATCATCTTCATCACCCACTTCCTGGAGCAGGTCTATGCCATCGCGGACCGGACCACGGTGCTGCGCAACGGCCAGTGCATCGGCACCAGATCCATCGCCGATCTGCCGCGCATCGACCTGGTTTCGATGATGCTCGGCCGCGAACTCGAGCAGGAAGAACGCAGCACCGGCGAAGAGCGCGAACCCGGCCCGCCGGTGGTCGCCTTCGAGGGCTATGGGAGGAAAGGGACCCTCGCTCCCTTCGATCTGAAAATCCATGCGGGGGAAGTGGTCGGCCTCGCCGGGCTGCTTGGGTCGGGCCGCACGGAAACGGCCGAGCTCATGTTCGGCATGCAGGAGCCCGACAGCGGGCGGGTCCGCATCGACGGGACCGACCGGCGGCTCACCTCTCCTCGCGCCGCGATCTCCGAGGGCTTCGGCTTCTGCCCGGAGGACCGCAAGCGCGACGGCATCGTCGGCGACCTGTCGATCCGCGAGAACATCATGCTCTCCCTTCAGGCCCGGCGCGGCTGGGCACGGCCGCTGTCGCGGCGCGAGCAGATCGAGCTTGCCGACCGCTACATCGACGCGCTCGACATCCGCACCACCGACCGTGAGAAACCGGTCAAGTTCCTGTCCGGCGGCAACCAGCAGAAGGTCATCCTGGCGCGCTGGCTGGCCACCAACCCGCGCGTGCTCATCCTCGACGAGCCGACCCGCGGCATCGATGTCGGCGCCCACGCCGAAATCATCCGGCTGATCGAGCGCCTGTGCGCCGACGGCATGGCCCTCGTCGTCGCCTCCTCGGAGCTGGAGGAGCTGGTCGCCTATTCGAGCCGGGTGCGCGTGCTGGCCGACCGGCGCCACGTCATCGATCTCACCGGCGACGCCCTGACCACCGACGCGATCATGACAGCGATCGCGGCGACCGACACCGGCCGGGAGAAGGCGGCATGA